In the genome of Chelmon rostratus isolate fCheRos1 chromosome 24, fCheRos1.pri, whole genome shotgun sequence, one region contains:
- the si:ch211-132f19.7 gene encoding LOW QUALITY PROTEIN: adenylate cyclase type 8 (The sequence of the model RefSeq protein was modified relative to this genomic sequence to represent the inferred CDS: substituted 1 base at 1 genomic stop codon), translated as MDEDCGVLENGDCEIARQTSDITFSTNIGPSPGLRRKQLMWQNAVRNIIDQHNLYSLRLAGGLERGRHRIIVTDAYIADINRQIRNKASRGALWQKRRSSAARVYPTTPRITVATHTKHDPLSDADFFVSWGSTVRGVFIPALQHTFKSPDLEQLYQQFSSGQRRTSLVVTNVVDILTRLLILLLTWPPGWWGVACDWLAGLSVVLWAGICVLALTRREVMSSPLWLRYLSVVSWLSQMLQVLVGVFSWAESDHSWYVFFSLFSTYTLLPLPLLWSIIAGATTSILHLLLDVCCHYGDHTFIRKVLSKALLYLAMNTAGLFIHYLSDRTQRQAFLETRRCIEGRVRLERENHRQERLVMSILPRFLVLEMIADMAPIDEYLLPQQFHKIYIHHYKDVSILFADIIGFTSLSLVLSAQELVRTLNELFGRFDRLAEEHQCLRIKILGDCYYCVSGVPEPQRGHARCCVEMGLSMINTIRYVRRELQQEVDMRIGVHSGSVLCGVLGLQKWQFDIWSWDVDIANSLEAAGVAGRVHISRATLDCLGGIYETEAGRGQERNEFLRKHNIDTYLIRPALREEAEPPRARRPSYDEMTTWSAELPFGDILGMNFILATFTNGSLTQLPNQIAAQRSGSREVNKRICQAMEIRSSERMRKEHITTFTQVFKDSHMEGKYSQMRDELFKSNMVCSFILLLLLMAVQALIPAPRFCPMVAQFVVGGSVYFLLLLLTLGEEFKRCPAPLQSLCCWVHETKPARTLLTLTAITVNFGVASSDILWCDSSETHINSSDSQLAPPTSTWPDINICTHPEYMVLSGVVAMATCAVFLRLSCVLKLAVLLLAATLYTYLIETHRXPITTHLPHRDTQVTSSHHLCKKGVCVVLMVMFVVAVLYNSRQLEATARLDFLWRLQARKEVEDMKELREHNECLLLNILPAHVAQHFLQRDRDNEELYSQSYERVGVLFASLQGFSDFYEQKEVVHQPVECLRLLNHIITDFDELLEECYFQEVEKIKTIGSSYMAASGLSPDRQECEDGWHHVSELVLFALAMQETLKHINTHTGNSLQLRVGIAHGPVIAGVIGATKPQYDIWGTTVNMASRMESTGVSGRIQVPESTSCILVERGFLRQLRGNIYVKGISERHGKVRTFFVSSREERSSFIERGGGRGFSLNRNTLGAVVYSLVQARKREKLMEENGGFHLVEAS; from the exons ATGGACGAGGACTGCGGCGTGCTGGAGAATGGCGACTGCGAGATCGCGCGGCAGACCAGTGACATCACCTTCAGCACAAACATTGGCCCCTCCCCCGgcctgaggaggaaacagctgatgtgGCAAAACGCCGTCAGAAACATCATCGACCAGCACAACCTGTACTCACTGAGGCTCGCTGGAGGCCTGGAGAGAGGGCGGCATCGCATCATCGTCACCGACGCCTACATCGCTGACATCAACAG GCAGATCCGGAATAAGGCGTCCCGTGGAGCGCTCTGGCAGAAACGGCGCTCGTCTGCTGCTCGTGTCTACCCGACGACGCCGAGGATCACCGTGGCGACGCACACAAAACACGACCCGCTAAGCGATGCCGACTTCTTCGTGTCCTGGGGGTCGACAGTGAGAGGCGTCTTCATTCCCGCACTGCAACACACATTCAA GTCTCCGGACCTGGAGCAGCTCTACCAGCAGTTCTCATCCGGCCAGAGAAGAACCTCGCTGGTCGTCACCAACGTCGTCGACATCCTGACCAGACTCCTGATCTTACTGCTGACGTGGCCGCCGGGCTGGTGGGGCGTGGCCTGCGATTGGCTGGCCGGCCTGTCGGTCGTCCTGTGGGCGGGGATCTGCGTGCTGGCGCTGACCAGGAGGGAGGTGATGTCATCGCCGCTGTGGCTGAG GTACCTGTCTGTGGTCAGCTGGTTGTCTCAGATGCTGCAGGTGTTGGTTGGTGTGTTCAGCTGGGCGGAGAGCGATCACTCCTGGTAcgtcttcttctctctgttctccaccTACACCCTGctgcccctccccctcctctggtCCATCATCGCTGGGGCAACCACCTCCATCCTGCACCTGCTATTGGACGTCTGCTGTCACTACGGCGACCACACCTTCATCAGAAAG GTGCTGTCGAAGGCCCTGTTGTACCTGGCCATGAACACTGCCGGTCTGTTCATTCACTACCTGTCAGACCGGACTCAGAGACAGGCCTTCCTGGAGACCAGACGCTGTATCGAGGGACGAGtcagactggagagagagaaccacagacag GAGCGTCTGGTGATGTCCATCCTGCCTCGGTTTCTGGTTCTGGAGATGATCGCTGACATGGCCCCCATAGATGAGTATCTGCTGCCTCAGCAGTTCCACAAGATCTACATCCACCACTACAAAGACGTCAG CATCCTGTTTGCAGACATCATCGGCTTCACTTCTCTGTCGTTGGTTCTCTCGGCTCAAGAACTCGTCAGAACTCTGAACGAACTCTTCGGCCGCTTCGATCGGCTGGCTGAG gagcaCCAGTGTTTGCGTATTAAGATCCTGGGCGACTGTTATTATTGTGTCTCTGGAGTGCCGGAGCCTCAGCGAGGACACGCCCGCTGCTGCGTGGAGATGGGCCTCAGCATGATCAACACCATACG TTACGTTCGTcgggagctgcagcaggaggtggaCATGAGGATCGGCGTCCATTCCGGTTCGGTTCTTTGTGGTGTTTTGGGTCTTCAGAAGTGGCAGTTTGACATCTGGAGCTGGGACGTGGACATCGCCAACAGTCTGGAGGCTGCAGGAGTCGCGGG GCGGGTCCACATCTCGCGGGCCACCCTGGACTGTCTGGGCGGGATCTACGAGACGGAGGCGGGGCGCGGCCAGGAGCGCAATGAGTTTCTACGGAAGCACAACATTGACACGTACCTGATCCGCCCAGCGCTACGAGAGGAGGCGGAGCCACCGAGAGCGAGACGTCCGAGTTATGACGAGATGACGACCTGGAGCGCCGAGCTGCCGTTCGGAGACATCCTGGGAATGAACTTT ATCCTCGCCACCTTCACGAACGGCTCTTTAACTCAGCTGCCCAATCAGATTGCAGCACAGCGGTCGGGATCACGAGAAGTCAACAAGAGGATCTGTCAGGCCATGGAGATACGGAGCAGCGAGCGAATGAGGAAGGAGCACATCACGACGTTCACCCAGGTGTTCAAGGACTCCCACATGGAGGGAAAG taCTCCCAAATGAGAGACGAACTCTTCAAGTCCAACATGGTTTGTTCtttcatcctgctgctgctgctgatggccGTCCAGGCACTAATCCCTGCCCCACG TTTTTGTCCAATGGTGGCTCAGTTTGTGGTTGGCGGCAGTGTTTacttcctgctcctgctgctgacTCTGGGGGAGGAGTTTAAGCGTTGCCCCGCCCCTCTGCAGTCTCTCTGTTGCTGGGTTCACGAAACCAAGCCCGCCCGGACTCTGCTCACCCTCACCGCCATCACCGTCAACTTCGGAGTCGCCTCCTCAGACATC ctgtggtgtgattcatcagaaacacacatcaacagcagTGACTCCCAGCTGGCTCCGCCCACCTCCACCTGGCCTGACATCAACATCTGCACACATCCAGAG TACATGGTGCTGAGCGGCGTGGTTGCCATGGCTACCTGTGCAGTATTCCTAAGGTTAAGTTGTGTGTTGAAGTTGGCCGTCCTCCTGCTGGCCGCCACCCTCTACACCTACCtcatagagacacacaggtgaccTATTACCACACACCTGCCtcatagagacacacaggtgaccTC GTCTCATCACTTGTGCAAGAAAGGAGTTTGCGTCGTTCTGATGGTGATGTTTGTGGTAGCCGTCCTCTACAACAGCAGACAG CTGGAGGCGACGGCACGGCTGGACTTCCTGTGGCGCCTCCAGGCgaggaaggaggtggaggacatgAAGGAGCTGAGGGAGCACAACGAGTGTCTGCTGCTCAACATCCTGCCGGCCCACGTCGCCCAGCACTTCCTGCAGAGGGACCGTGACAATGAG gagctGTACTCTCAGTCGTACGAGCGAGTCGGCGTCCTCTTCGCATCTCTGCAGGGTTTCTCTGACTTCTACGAGCAGAAGGAGGTCGTTCATCAGCCCGTCGAGTGTCTCCGCCTCCTCAACCACATCATCACCGACTTCGATGAG ctgCTAGAGGAGTGTTACTtccaggaggtggagaagattAAGACCATCGGCAGTTCGTACATGGCAGCTTCTGGTCTCTCTCctgacagacag GAGTGTGAGGACGGCTGGCATCACGTCAGCGAGCTGGTTCTGTTCGCTCTGGCCATGCAggaaacactcaaacacatcaacacgcacacaggaaacagcttACAGCTGCGAGTCG gtaTCGCTCACGGCCCGGTGATCGCAGGTGTGATCGGTGCCACCAAACCTCAGTACGACATCTGGGGGACGACGGTGAACATGGCGAGCCGGATGGAGAGCACGGGAGTCAGTGGGAGGATTCAG GTCCCAGAATCCACCAGCTGCATCCTGGTGGAGCGAGGCTTCCTGCGGCAGCTCAGAGGGAACATTTACGTCAAAGGCATCAGTGAGCGCCATGGAAAG GTTCGGACGTTCTTCGTGAGCAGTCGTGAGGAACGATCCAGTTTCATAGAGCGTGGCGGTGGGCGGGGCTTCAGTCTGAACAGGAACACGCTGGGAGCTGTGGTCTACAGCCTGGTTCAGGccaggaagagggagaaactgaTGGAGGAGAACGGAGGATTTCACCTGGTGGAGGCATCGTAG